Sequence from the Fusarium oxysporum Fo47 chromosome VI, complete sequence genome:
CATGTCTCGCATTCTCCGACCCGCAGCTCGCCTAGCTGCTTCGACCCGGGCTCTTCGCGCTCCCGCTGCCCCTTCGTTCGCCCAGTCTGCCATCGCTCGCGCTGCTCTTGCTCGACCTGTTGTCTTCGGTTCCGCCCAGACCCGATCCTACGCCGACGGCCAGAGCTCTGGTGTCAAGGAGGTCACTGTCCGAGATGCGCTCAACGAGGCTCTCgctgaggagcttgagcagAACGAGAAGGTCTTCATTCTCGGTGAGGAGGTTGCTCAGTACAACGGTGCCTACAAGGTGACCAAGGGTCTTCTCGACCGCTTCGGTGAGAAGCGTGTCATTGACACTCCCATTACTGAGTCTGGTTTCTGTGGTCTCGCTGTTGGTGCTGCCCTCAGTGGTCTTCACCCTGTCGTAAGTATCTCAGCTTCCGCATTGTGATTGCTCGAGACTCTAACCGTTGTGCTTCACCAATCTAGTGTGAGTTCATGACCTTCAACTTCGCCATGCAGGCCATCGATCAGATCATCAACTCTGCTGCCAAGACCCTCTACATGTCTGGTGGTATCCAGCCTTGCAACATCACCTTCCGTGGCCCCAACGGCTTCGCTGCTGGTGTCGGCGCTCAGCACTCCCAGGACTACTCCGCCTGGTACGGCAGCATCCCCGGTCTCAAGGTCGTCTCTCCCTGGAACTCCGAGGATGCCAAGGGTCTCCTGAAGGCCGCCATCCGCGACCCCAACCCCGTCGTTGTTCTCGAGAACGAGTTGATGTACGGACAGAGCTTCCCCATGTCCGAGGCTGCCCAGAAGGACGACTTCGTCATTCCCTTCGGTAAGGCCAAGATTGAGCGATCCGGCAAGGACCTGACCATTGTCACCCTCGGGCGCACCGTTGGCCAGTCTCTCGTTGCCGCCGAGAACCTCAAGAAGAAGTACggtgtcgaggttgaggttaTCAACCTGCGATCCATCAAGCCTCTCGATGTTGAGACCATCATCCAGTCCGTCAAGAAGACCGGTCGTCTCCTGTCCGTCGAGTCTGGCTACCCTGCCTTCGGTGTCGGATCTGAGATCCTCGCCTTGACAATGGAGTACGGCTTCGACTACCTCGATGCCCCTGCTGCCCGTGTCACCGGTGCTGAGGTCCCTACCCCTTACGCCCAGAAGCTCGAGGAGATGTCCTTCCCCACTGAGCAGCTGATTGAGGACTACGCCGCTAAGGTCCTCCGTCTGTAAAAAAGAGAAATGAGGGTTGAGAGAGAATATAGCTTACCTGCTTGAGCATGTCAGGTCGACGCCCATGCCTACGTATTGTGTATGACAGAGCTTGCTTCATGCTACCCATCGTGGCATATGAATTGCGATGCGGATGAAAATCTGATCCAATTGGCGTATTTGATGGACACTTTTTTGATAGACGTGCGGAAGGGAAGGGAAATGTAATTTTACCGCGTGTTGCCGTGTATAGTCAGGGCATAGCAGCCGTCTTATTAATGATCTACCAATTCACTTTTGTGCATCCATGACTGTGACCTGTGTTTGAAGTTTACCGTGTCTTTGCAACTAAGGCCTGTTTAATGTCACCGTCTTCTACAGTTTTAGAGACTTAGTCATGTCAAACATCTGGATCGAAAATGTGTTTGAAAGGTATAGGGTAGTCAAAGTGGAGCTGTAAGCTCTCAAGTGTCCCGCCATGAATGTCAGAATCACCAACGTCAATGGTGGGGCAGTTTTAACTTGGAGCTTTCATCACTTCAATATTCATTTTACCATAACGAATTCAACCTCACAGTTTTGCCTATAAACTGATTCAAGATTAATAGGCATGGCTGGTATCGACGCTCTCCTTGAAAGAGGGTCTGAAGAGACCGGTCAACGCCAACCTGCAACTCAAGATCCAGAGGCGCTCAAGCGACACCTAGAAGAGCTCCTCCTCTCACCCTCGCCTGAGTTCTCACCAGAGTGGCTCAACCGACTTCAGCAGCGATGGGATTATGAGGCCGATTACACTTCGCTTTACAAGGCTGCACCGCCGCATACTCGAACTCTCACCAGATTCCAGCGTCATGGACTTGAAGGTCGTGTTACAGGCTACAAGAACGTCACTGTCCCCGCAAACAGTGCCACGGCCAAGAACTCGACAAGTCTGTCCCGAAAGCCTGCCAACCGGGCTGACTTCGTGAGAGGCGCCGCGGGCTTCTTTCCCTTCGCTCCTGGTGGTCTTGAGGGTATCGAAGCAACGGCGGCATTTGAGGATCAAGTTCACACAGGTATTACAGGAGGGGCTACAGAGACTAGCTCTACAGGAAACAAGCTTAAACGAGTGATCCAGCTTGGTGCCGAGGGTGGACTACTAGAGAAGGCTCCTGGAATGAGCAGAGGAATCGACTTCACTAAGAAAAAGACAAGTatcagccaagaagatgCGAATGCTGTTAAGAAGGTACTCGAAGAAGACCCAGAAGACGCCAAGGTCGAAGAAGGTGGTAATGAAGCTTCAACAGACGTTACTACTCCGGATGCAACTCCCGACGAAAATGGtgaggatggcgatgatatcGACGACATTCTGCCTGTTGAGTTCCCCGCCCTGGAACCTCATGGAGTTCTTGCAGCCTCGAGTGCTCGCAAGGCCGGTCGCGAGTGGGCGCATATGGTCGACATTAACCATGATATGTCCAACTTCAGAGAGCTCGTACCTGACATGGCTAGAGAGTGGCCTTTCGAACTCGACACTTTCCAGAAGGAAGCAGTGTACCACCTGGAGAACGGCGATTCAGTATTCGTTGCAGCGCATACTTCAGCTGGCAAGACTGTTGTAGCAGAGTACGCAATCGCACTGGCTGCTAAACACATGACGAAGGCCATTTACACTTCGCCAATCAAGGCACTGAGTAACCAGAAGTTCCGCGACTTTCGACAGACCTTTGACGAGGTGGGTATTCTCACTGGTGATGTTCAGATCAATCCTGAGGCTAGTTgcctcatcatgacaacgGAAATTCTTCGAAGTATGCTCTACCGAGGAGCTGATCTGATCCGAGACGTCGAGTTTGTTATCTTCGACGAAGTCCACTATGTCAACGATTTTGAGCGAGGTGTTGTCTGGGAAGAGGTCATTATCATGCTGCCCGAACATGTGTCTCTCATTCTACTGTCCGCCACAGTTCCAAACACTAAGGAGTTTGCTTCGTGGGTCGGACGAACGAAGCAGAAAGACATCTACGTAATTTCTACACCGAAGCGACCCGTTCCCCTGGAGCATTATCTCTGGGCAGGAAAAAACATCCACAAGATCGTTGACTCAGAGAAGAAGTTCATCGAAAAGGGCTGGAAGGACGCACACTTTGCTATTCAAGGAAAGGACAAGCCGAAGCCTGCAGAGACTACTGTCGCCACTCGTGGAGGCAATCCTCGTGGCAATCAACGTGGTGGTACTCAACGAGGTGGTCCCCAGCGTGGTGGACGTGGAGGAGGTCAACAGCAGAGAGGAGGTAATCAGCAACGTGGTCGGGGCGGACCACCACGAGCAAGCCATGCTCCAGGTCACATGGGTCGTGGGGGTCGTGCTGGAGGTTTCACATCTGTTGCGCAAGACAAGAACCTTTGGGTTCATCTTGTCCAGTATCTCAAGAAGTCAACTCTCCTGCCAGCTTGtatcttcgtcttctcgaAAAAGCGATGTGAGGAGAACGCAGATGCCCTCAGCAACCAAGACTTCTGcactgctgctgagaagagcCATATTCACATGATCATCGAAAAATCAGTTGCGCGGTTAAAACCTGACGACCGACAGCTTCCACAGATCATCAGGTTGAGGGAACTTCTAAGTCGAGGCATTGCTGTTCATCATGGTGGACTGTTGCCCATTGTCAAGGAGCTGGTTGAGATCTTGTTCGCCCAGACATTGGTCAAGGTACTGTTCGCTACAGAAACATTTGCTATGGGTCTTAACCTTCCTACACGAACAGTAGTATTCTCTGGATACCGTAAGCATGACGGACACTCGTTCCGAAATCTATTACCAGGAGAGTACACTCAGATGGCCGGTCGTGCTGGTCGTCGTGGTCTGGATACTGTTGGTTCAGTCATCATTGTGCCACCAGGAGGCTTGGACGATGCCCCTCCTGTTGCAGATCTCCGAAACATGATTCTGGGAGAGCCGTCTAAGTTGCGGTCACAGTTCCGACTGACATACAACATGATTCTGAATCTCCTCCGAGTGGAGGCGTTGAAGATCGAAGAGATGATCAAGCGCAGTTTCTCTGAACACGCCACTCAACAGTTGCTCCCCGAACACGAGAAGGACGTGAAGCTAGCGCAAGCAGATTTggccaaggtcaagagaGATTCTTGCAAGATCTGCGACGTCTCGATGGACGAATGCCATCAAGCTTCCCAAGACTTCAAAAGACTCACATTTGAGCTGTACAAGGGTCTGCTATCTATCCCCATTGGACGTAGAATGTTCTCTCAGCACCGCCTTGTCGTCTTCAACTGGGACGGCATTCGCTCTATCGGCATCCTCCTCGCAGACGGAGTTAGTAATAAAGGAACGACGGAGGATCCAACACTACACGTATGCGCCATCAAGTCACTTCgagatcgacgagatgctacCGATCAGCTTCCTTTCATCCCTACATTCCGCAAGTACCTCCACGAACTTCCCAAGAGTAAGAAACGAGTGCAGACCAAGACTCTTCACGTTCCTCTAAGTGACGTGGAGTGTCTCACAAGATGGGTGACCAAGGGTATTGTTCCTGAGATCTTCCAGGGCGGAGATGGCTATCAGAAAGCGAAGGACAAACTGCAAGAGCTTTGTGGTTCGTGGGACGATAGATGGGAGGAACTCGATCTCTCTCGAATTAAGCAATTGCAACTACAGGAGATTGTGGAGAAGAGAGTTGAGTTGGTCAAGACGATATCGAATTCACCGGCTGAGAAGTGTCCAGACTTCTTGAAGCACGTAAGTTTACCTCAACCTCCTTGAAAGACCTCAGTCCTAACGATATGGACAGTTCGCTATGTGTCACGACGAGTGGCTCATCAAGGATCATATCTCTCAGCTGAAGCAGTCATTGTCTGATCAGAACCTTCAACTTCTACCCGATTACGAACAGCGAGTTCAAGTGCTTAAGGAGCTTGGCTTCATCGATGATGCCACTCGGATCCagctcaagggcaaggtcgCCTGCGAGATTCATTCTGGTGATGAACTGGTCCTGACTGAGCTCATTCTTGACAACGTCCTCGCCGACTACGAACCCGCCGAAATTGCCGCTCTCCTTTCGGCGTTTGTATTCCAAGAGAAGACCGACATAGAACCATCCCTGACTGGCAACCTCGAGCGAGGAAAGGAGAAGATTGTTGCCATCTCCGAGAAGGTGAACGATGTGCAGACCCGACTGCAAGTCATTCAGTCTGCTGATGACTCAAATGACTTTGTTTCTCGACCACGGTTCGGTATCATGGAAGTGGTCTACGAGTGGGCTCGAGGTATGagcttcaagaacatcaccgGCTTGACCGACGTCCTTGAAGGCACGATTGTACGAACGATTACACGACTGGATGAGACATGTCGCGAGGTGAAGAACGCGGCGAGAATTGTGGGTGATCCCGAACTATATCAGAAGATGCAACAGGCACAGGAAATGATCAAGAGGGATATCACAGCAGTGGCAAGTCTCTACATGTAAGCCCAGCATGGTTTGGAGTATCTGGCATTTGTACGGAGCGTGCAATGTACGTCACGAGCATGTAGGAGAAAAGGGAGTGCGAGTGTCGTGTCTAATGTATGATATTGATAAACAATAAAGAAAAATTGCCTTCATTCTCgaagttggagatgaagatgaattTATGTCGCCACCAGAAACCCCAACGCCAAACCTTGACCAAGAAAACGTACCTCTCCGAAAgttgatcatgatgaattTGTCATGCCACCCCTATCGCATAAAATAATTGGAGTTCGAAAGTGCCAAACGAGGCAAGTCCTGTGACGAGCAGCAAGACTATGCACGCAGGGCTCGCAGCCTCTGCTGGAgcttatcctcctcctcagcagtaGGCTCGTTGGTCTGCTGGGGTTCGGCGTTCGAAGGTGTCGCTTGGTTGAGTTCCTTgctgagctcaaggccaGCGTCGTCGGCAAGCTTGCCGAGAAGTTCGTGGACAGCATCCTCGCCGACTTGGGTGGAGGTAGACTGGGTGATGGCGTCTTGGTAGATGCCGTTGGACATGGCGTATTCTTCGTTTTGCTGCTTGAACTGCTCGAGAGTAACGAGGGTCTAGGCTACTGTTAGTGTCGGTCGATATTGTATGGATAACAATGTGCTCACCTTTTCGGGGTTGGTGTTCTTCTGGGCCACATTCATAGTTCGTGATGACTGGGCCATCATCTGTGTCATGCGGTTCATCGAGTTGTTGGCCTGAATCTGCGCAGCAGACAACTCGGCCATATCAGCCATCTGATCCATCTGCTGAGCAAGCGCCTGCTTCGACAGCAGCATCTTGGCCTTCTGATAAGCCTTCTGCGtctcgcccttcttgagaaggtcctggatctgcttcttcaggaTGGGGTCCTGCTTAGCTGCCTTTTGAGCCTCGCGGCGAGCCTGCTTGGCTTGGAAGCGAGCCTGGAACTCGACTTGCATGTCGCGGGCCATCTGACGGTTCGCCATTGTAGGTGGTTGGTTGATGGTAGAAGTCGTAGAGGAagaggttttttttttttttttttacgGTTGAGGAGTAAAGTTGGAAGAGGTTGTAAATGTCATGTGAGTGTAAACTTTAGGTAGGCATGGAAGCGCCGAAGGCCTAGAATCGGAACTTGACTTGGCTTGCGATGGGATGGTTGAATGCGGGGCGCCACGAAAGACAGGCTGGAGAAGTGGGCGAATGACGCAACGAACGGCGACGGATAATTTTGGCGGAACTGATAAGACTCTGATTGTGGCTTTGCACAGCCACTGGAAGAAGGCTTGTTACATTGATCTAGGGTAGTTTTGGCCGAAGTTAATCAGCGaattcatcaacaaagaaCATTGACGGGTAATAATGGTTTGATAGTAGTGTTTTGCTGACGATCATGGAGATGCTCAATTGACTGTCTCTGGTGCCAATAGTGACCTAGCCATGACATCATACGGCCTTATGAGGATACTGGACAATATGCAGCCAAATTGCCAGTCAAAGACTGAATGGCCTTGACATATGTTCGAGTGTATGTTCACCAATGATGCCACATGCACTGCCGTCTTATACAACTTAAGAGATACATATTAGCACCATAAGGTATGAATACCGAAAGAATTGGCTGTCCCTTGTATAATATTCCACCCAACGAGCTACTATGGCTTAAGCAGTGAACGAGCAACTCGAGCTTCTGGAACGACGCACACAAAAACTTACACGAAGGGAGGACCTAACAGTAGATTCACATTTAGCAAGAACGAACGACTTTCGGCTTAACGATTCAAGATGCGATGGTTATTGCGATGGTTATTGAAACGACGCTGAAACATCGCCTCAGGTTCGGTGACTTAGAAGCTTCGTTGGGCTATAATTGTTTCAAGATATAAAGTTGCTACAACATGAGATCATTCTAAAAATACTGGATATGAAACATGGACTTCAACGGCCATTAGCGAGTCAATGGCAGGATTCAGCTACCAAGAAACAACAAACGACAAACGTCAGTGACCTCAAGGGAACGGGCATAAACTCTACGAGAAGCCGTAGGACTGAGGATCCCGTTCAAGAGCAGCGGCCGTTGTGACATCCCCAGGGCGGCCGCAAATTACTGGGCCCTCGGTATGTGGAAGTTCTGTTGCAAGAATCGAGGAATGGTAGCGAGGGTCGTTATAAGACCGGCCCAGAGATATCTTGACAATCGGCAGTTCGGGTTGGGTGATAAGCATTAATATCCCACATGCCGATTTGCGCGTCGCCGCGTACTATACATTTCGTTGTGCAACAAACGAGCAATTATCCTGAGGAGTCCAAGCTTGGACTTGCTGCCATCCGAGTCTGTTTCTCACTCAATGTCTGGTCCTAGTAACGCTTGGTTAAGGGGCGGCGGGTGGTGCCGCAGCGGTCGCACGCGAAGAGGCTGGGCGAAAACAGCGGTTGGAAAGTGATCAATGCTGAAGTTTTAGCTGATGAGACTTGACTCAGGCATGGGGATGAGATTGGAGATGAGCAATTCATATGGGACATGTCTGATCGTGAGAGGAAGTGGGTTCACTGTGCTTCCATCGTCTTCCGATACTAACAAAAGTACGGGGC
This genomic interval carries:
- a CDS encoding thiamine diphosphate-binding protein → MSRILRPAARLAASTRALRAPAAPSFAQSAIARAALARPVVFGSAQTRSYADGQSSGVKEVTVRDALNEALAEELEQNEKVFILGEEVAQYNGAYKVTKGLLDRFGEKRVIDTPITESGFCGLAVGAALSGLHPVCEFMTFNFAMQAIDQIINSAAKTLYMSGGIQPCNITFRGPNGFAAGVGAQHSQDYSAWYGSIPGLKVVSPWNSEDAKGLLKAAIRDPNPVVVLENELMYGQSFPMSEAAQKDDFVIPFGKAKIERSGKDLTIVTLGRTVGQSLVAAENLKKKYGVEVEVINLRSIKPLDVETIIQSVKKTGRLLSVESGYPAFGVGSEILALTMEYGFDYLDAPAARVTGAEVPTPYAQKLEEMSFPTEQLIEDYAAKVLRL
- a CDS encoding SKI complex RNA helicase subunit SKI2, whose product is MAGIDALLERGSEETGQRQPATQDPEALKRHLEELLLSPSPEFSPEWLNRLQQRWDYEADYTSLYKAAPPHTRTLTRFQRHGLEGRVTGYKNVTVPANSATAKNSTSLSRKPANRADFVRGAAGFFPFAPGGLEGIEATAAFEDQVHTGITGGATETSSTGNKLKRVIQLGAEGGLLEKAPGMSRGIDFTKKKTSISQEDANAVKKVLEEDPEDAKVEEGGNEASTDVTTPDATPDENGEDGDDIDDILPVEFPALEPHGVLAASSARKAGREWAHMVDINHDMSNFRELVPDMAREWPFELDTFQKEAVYHLENGDSVFVAAHTSAGKTVVAEYAIALAAKHMTKAIYTSPIKALSNQKFRDFRQTFDEVGILTGDVQINPEASCLIMTTEILRSMLYRGADLIRDVEFVIFDEVHYVNDFERGVVWEEVIIMLPEHVSLILLSATVPNTKEFASWVGRTKQKDIYVISTPKRPVPLEHYLWAGKNIHKIVDSEKKFIEKGWKDAHFAIQGKDKPKPAETTVATRGGNPRGNQRGGTQRGGPQRGGRGGGQQQRGGNQQRGRGGPPRASHAPGHMGRGGRAGGFTSVAQDKNLWVHLVQYLKKSTLLPACIFVFSKKRCEENADALSNQDFCTAAEKSHIHMIIEKSVARLKPDDRQLPQIIRLRELLSRGIAVHHGGLLPIVKELVEILFAQTLVKVLFATETFAMGLNLPTRTVVFSGYRKHDGHSFRNLLPGEYTQMAGRAGRRGLDTVGSVIIVPPGGLDDAPPVADLRNMILGEPSKLRSQFRLTYNMILNLLRVEALKIEEMIKRSFSEHATQQLLPEHEKDVKLAQADLAKVKRDSCKICDVSMDECHQASQDFKRLTFELYKGLLSIPIGRRMFSQHRLVVFNWDGIRSIGILLADGVSNKGTTEDPTLHVCAIKSLRDRRDATDQLPFIPTFRKYLHELPKSKKRVQTKTLHVPLSDVECLTRWVTKGIVPEIFQGGDGYQKAKDKLQELCGSWDDRWEELDLSRIKQLQLQEIVEKRVELVKTISNSPAEKCPDFLKHFAMCHDEWLIKDHISQLKQSLSDQNLQLLPDYEQRVQVLKELGFIDDATRIQLKGKVACEIHSGDELVLTELILDNVLADYEPAEIAALLSAFVFQEKTDIEPSLTGNLERGKEKIVAISEKVNDVQTRLQVIQSADDSNDFVSRPRFGIMEVVYEWARGMSFKNITGLTDVLEGTIVRTITRLDETCREVKNAARIVGDPELYQKMQQAQEMIKRDITAVASLYM